The following are encoded together in the Wolbachia endosymbiont (group E) of Neria commutata genome:
- a CDS encoding ankyrin repeat domain-containing protein: MTEENGLAQQDSSVQLFEAVKNGSVEDVQKLIDAGADVIIQDKNGDTPLHIAAYRHSKISYNASEYPHNHEKCKKDGRKDSLDIIEVLIKKNKSIINTTNKKGKTALYQAIFPLLDEEEERIESVIKVVIEKGAAINTDIDTQNYDHMAPLRDASQSNASRAVIMFLENGADPNIQSSLGTALHYAVLAKQENVVRILANRGVNCSIRSETYGITPLYCTAIESRAYGIQKQHPGVMAKVLPENGADPNIKLKDGSYEIMSTITSTHSNALPTTIYMIAYYASNLDEELKQQIEVNENLRDDFKKGERIRNYIDRILLDVQSEVERGRLKIDLNFGYSYNLREFIEKFIEYRGLEKLLEDEDAYPFEGNSVLDFYRLDQYIQEHVFLHNNKIIIDILSEVYGRKLQGMSVYELDEFICESDKKFKDICDIELINTLFDFDISKLNVIVPTLHQLAYVEVLRLLENDRHEELRYSFGKFIKTQEAHIREQNSEEALNDIRYLYEEADEKVDTKLKAPIRDSVISSESAKKLEKDSQAYPQKPKSNSKYCCIGVCTIAGLAIGLIVAHITGAPEVVFIVAAVVGILIGAAFGVGIDYGISKCFANPNVEAHKQPELVLQ, encoded by the coding sequence GTGACTGAAGAAAATGGATTAGCGCAACAAGATAGTAGCGTGCAGCTTTTTGAGGCTGTAAAGAATGGTAGCGTAGAAGATGTTCAAAAGTTGATAGATGCTGGTGCTGATGTCATTATACAAGATAAAAATGGTGATACTCCATTACATATAGCTGCTTATAGGCACAGCAAGATTTCATATAATGCATCTGAATATCCACATAATCATGAGAAATGCAAGAAGGATGGGAGGAAGGACAGCCTGGATATTATAGAGGTACTTATTAAAAAAAACAAGAGCATCATTAATACTACAAATAAGAAAGGTAAGACAGCTTTGTATCAGGCAATTTTCCCGTTGCTTGATGAAGAAGAGGAAAGAATTGAGTCAGTAATAAAGGTAGTAATAGAAAAAGGTGCTGCTATTAATACGGATATTGACACACAAAATTACGATCATATGGCTCCTTTACGTGATGCTAGTCAAAGCAATGCTTCAAGAGCAGTAATTATGTTTCTTGAAAATGGGGCTGATCCTAATATACAATCCAGCTTAGGTACTGCTTTACATTATGCTGTTTTAGCTAAGCAGGAAAATGTAGTGAGAATACTTGCTAATCGAGGTGTTAATTGTAGTATACGCAGTGAAACTTACGGTATAACTCCATTATATTGTACTGCTATAGAGTCACGTGCATATGGAATTCAGAAGCAACACCCTGGAGTGATGGCAAAAGTGCTTCCTGAAAATGGTGCTGATCCTAATATAAAGCTGAAAGATGGCTCATATGAAATTATGTCTACAATTACGTCTACTCATAGTAATGCATTACCTACAACCATTTATATGATTGCATATTATGCTAGTAACTTAGATGAAGAGTTAAAACAACAAATAGAAGTAAATGAAAATTTGAGAGATGATTTTAAAAAAGGTGAAAGGATACGTAATTATATAGATCGTATTTTACTAGATGTACAAAGTGAAGTTGAACGTGGTAGGTTGAAGATCGATCTTAATTTCGGTTATAGTTATAATTTACGAGAATTTATTGAAAAATTTATAGAATATAGAGGATTAGAAAAGTTATTAGAAGATGAAGACGCTTATCCATTTGAGGGTAATAGTGTATTAGATTTTTACAGGTTAGATCAATACATTCAAGAACATGTATTTCTTCACAATAATAAGATTATTATTGATATTTTATCAGAAGTGTATGGTCGTAAATTGCAAGGTATGTCAGTTTATGAGTTGGATGAATTCATTTGTGAGTCTGATAAAAAATTTAAAGATATTTGTGATATAGAGCTTATTAATACATTGTTTGATTTCGATATTTCCAAACTAAATGTCATTGTTCCAACACTCCATCAACTTGCATACGTAGAAGTTTTAAGATTGTTAGAAAACGATAGACATGAAGAGCTTAGATATAGTTTTGGCAAGTTCATCAAAACACAAGAAGCCCATATCAGGGAACAAAATTCAGAAGAAGCTTTAAATGATATTCGCTATTTATATGAAGAAGCTGATGAAAAAGTAGACACCAAGCTTAAAGCACCAATACGTGATTCAGTTATTTCTTCAGAAAGCGCAAAGAAATTGGAGAAAGACTCGCAAGCTTATCCTCAAAAACCCAAAAGTAACAGTAAATACTGCTGCATAGGCGTTTGTACAATAGCTGGTTTAGCTATAGGTCTGATTGTAGCACACATTACAGGAGCTCCTGAAGTAGTATTTATTGTAGCTGCTGTGGTAGGCATATTAATTGGTGCAGCGTTTGGTGTTGGAATAGATTATGGTATAAGTAAATGTTTTGCTAATCCTAATGTGGAAGCACATAAGCAACCAGAGTTAGTGTTACAGTAA
- a CDS encoding NADH-quinone oxidoreductase subunit D codes for MPDLKTMTLNFGPQHPAAHGVLRLVLEMDGEVIERADPHIGLLHRGTEKLIEYKTYLQALPYFDRLDYVSPMSQEHAYSLCVEKLLQCEIPIRAKYLRVLFCELTRILNHLLNVSSQALDVGAMTPLLWLFEEREKILEFYERASGARFHAAYIRPGGIAADIPERLIEDIAKFIEQFPKYIDDVDELLTENRIWKQRTVGISEISIKQALDWGFSGPMLRAAGLAWDLRKSQPYEIYDQLDFDIPVGQNGDCYDRYLVRMAEIRQSISLVKQCIEKMPEGPVKTEDRKISPPPRKEMKMSMEALIHHFKLYSEGYHVPKGEAYVAVEAPKGEFGVYIVSDGTNRPYRCRIRAPGFAHLQALDFMAKGHMLADVAAIIGSLDIVFGEVDR; via the coding sequence ATGCCTGATTTAAAGACAATGACATTAAATTTTGGACCGCAGCATCCAGCTGCACATGGCGTGTTACGTCTTGTTTTGGAGATGGATGGTGAAGTGATTGAAAGGGCAGATCCTCACATCGGACTCTTGCACCGTGGTACGGAAAAGTTAATAGAATATAAAACGTATCTTCAAGCTTTACCTTATTTTGACCGCCTTGATTATGTCTCACCAATGTCGCAAGAACATGCATATTCATTATGTGTAGAAAAATTATTGCAATGTGAAATTCCAATAAGAGCAAAATATTTGCGTGTTTTGTTTTGTGAGCTTACAAGAATATTAAATCATTTGCTAAATGTTTCTTCTCAGGCACTTGACGTTGGAGCTATGACTCCTCTTTTATGGTTATTTGAAGAAAGAGAGAAAATACTAGAATTTTATGAAAGAGCTTCAGGTGCAAGGTTTCATGCGGCCTATATCAGGCCAGGTGGAATAGCAGCTGATATTCCAGAGAGATTAATTGAAGATATCGCAAAATTTATAGAGCAATTTCCGAAATATATAGATGATGTTGATGAGCTTTTGACAGAAAACAGAATATGGAAGCAACGCACTGTAGGAATCAGTGAAATATCAATAAAACAAGCGCTTGATTGGGGATTTAGTGGACCAATGCTCCGTGCAGCTGGGCTTGCTTGGGATTTGCGTAAAAGTCAACCATATGAGATATATGATCAACTAGATTTTGATATACCAGTTGGTCAAAATGGTGATTGCTATGACCGGTATTTAGTTAGAATGGCAGAAATCAGACAGTCTATTAGTCTGGTGAAGCAATGTATAGAAAAGATGCCTGAAGGTCCAGTAAAAACTGAAGACAGAAAAATTTCTCCACCGCCAAGAAAAGAGATGAAGATGTCGATGGAAGCTCTCATTCATCACTTTAAACTTTACTCAGAAGGATATCATGTACCAAAAGGCGAAGCTTATGTTGCTGTTGAAGCACCAAAAGGTGAGTTTGGAGTATATATAGTTTCAGATGGCACCAATAGGCCTTATAGATGCAGAATAAGAGCTCCTGGCTTTGCACATTTGCAAGCTTTAGATTTTATGGCAAAAGGTCATATGCTTGCCGATGTTGCCGCAATCATTGGATCACTCGATATAGTTTTTGGTGAGGTTGATAGGTAG
- a CDS encoding pyridoxal phosphate-dependent aminotransferase — MSDLAERMSLIKPSPTIAVTDKANKLKSEGKKICVLAAGEPDFDTPDHIKKAAIQAINEGKTKYTAVDGTRELKDAIINKLKRDNNLEYIANQICVGTGAKQVLFNLFMATINSGDEVIIPAPYWVSYIDMVNLFGGVSVVAKCKQNFKITTELLKSKITKKTKWLILNSPNNPAGAVYTYDELKSISEILLAHPHVNIVTDDIYEHVIYGEKFFTIAQVEPKLYNRVFVVNGVSKAYSMTGWRIGYVAGRSDIVKAISTLQSQSTSNPNSIAQAAAVEALNGDHSFLKERTEIFKSRRDFMVEKLNSAPGLSVTTPQGAFYLFVSCEELLGKRTKNGKVINNDLDFAEYLLEDHLVAVVPGIAFGMESFIRVSYATSQEQLEIGCSSIIKACQELM; from the coding sequence ATGTCAGATCTAGCAGAAAGAATGTCTTTAATAAAACCATCGCCTACAATTGCTGTGACCGATAAGGCAAATAAATTAAAAAGCGAAGGAAAAAAAATTTGTGTTTTAGCTGCAGGTGAGCCGGATTTCGACACTCCAGATCATATAAAAAAGGCGGCTATTCAAGCAATAAATGAAGGCAAAACTAAATACACTGCTGTTGATGGAACGCGTGAACTGAAAGATGCAATAATTAATAAGTTAAAAAGAGATAATAACCTTGAGTATATAGCAAACCAGATTTGTGTTGGCACTGGTGCTAAACAGGTGTTGTTTAATTTATTTATGGCGACAATTAACTCTGGAGATGAGGTTATTATTCCAGCTCCATACTGGGTTTCGTATATTGATATGGTCAACCTTTTTGGCGGCGTATCAGTTGTTGCTAAGTGCAAACAAAACTTTAAAATTACAACAGAGTTATTAAAAAGTAAGATAACAAAAAAAACTAAATGGTTGATTCTCAACTCGCCAAATAACCCTGCAGGTGCAGTATATACGTATGATGAATTGAAAAGCATATCAGAAATATTGCTTGCACATCCACACGTAAATATTGTTACAGATGACATTTATGAGCATGTAATATATGGTGAAAAGTTTTTTACCATCGCTCAGGTTGAGCCAAAACTCTATAACAGGGTTTTTGTAGTAAATGGAGTATCAAAAGCTTATTCAATGACAGGTTGGAGAATAGGTTATGTTGCAGGTAGAAGTGATATAGTAAAAGCTATTTCCACGCTACAATCTCAAAGCACTTCTAACCCAAATTCAATAGCGCAAGCAGCAGCAGTTGAAGCACTAAATGGTGATCATAGTTTTTTGAAAGAAAGAACGGAGATTTTTAAAAGTCGCAGAGATTTTATGGTGGAAAAACTAAACTCTGCTCCTGGGTTATCAGTCACCACCCCACAGGGCGCGTTTTATTTATTTGTTTCGTGTGAAGAGTTGCTCGGCAAGAGGACAAAAAATGGTAAAGTAATAAATAATGATTTAGATTTTGCTGAATACTTACTGGAAGATCATTTAGTTGCTGTGGTTCCAGGAATTGCGTTTGGTATGGAAAGTTTTATTAGAGTTTCTTATGCAACCTCTCAAGAACAATTAGAAATTGGATGCAGCAGCATTATTAAGGCATGCCAGGAGTTAATGTGA
- a CDS encoding CPBP family intramembrane glutamic endopeptidase, translated as MTTFKEISIMQKRNLGVHMNSTTINCILFVVITYLLTCIVAWSVPTQYVSPPVMFVPAIVAIGLTIYNKEKVRNLFKLSSLRTCFLGFIIPIVTLYVVYFGIYLLIEYLLDLPREVEWTLEKVKDVNIAMLLFGLSMSFVVYIVFCLGEEIGWRSYLLKNLKSQIPNFYVRALVVGFIWAIWHMPIWYVMGPMLWEDGFTFTLSCAYIPMVCVFSIVFTWLFEKDNSVWPVTIFHATLDYIVQVIPSVFTTFSLPASNYISALSMILMAISYLIIGVGIIWFDKTRGRRLSDS; from the coding sequence TTGACAACGTTCAAAGAAATATCAATAATGCAAAAAAGAAATTTAGGGGTGCATATGAATTCAACCACTATTAATTGTATATTATTTGTTGTAATCACCTATTTATTAACATGTATTGTAGCTTGGAGCGTGCCTACTCAATATGTATCACCACCAGTAATGTTTGTTCCAGCTATAGTTGCAATTGGTTTAACAATTTATAACAAAGAAAAGGTAAGGAATCTTTTTAAACTAAGTTCTCTAAGAACCTGTTTTTTAGGTTTCATAATTCCTATAGTAACTTTGTATGTGGTATATTTCGGTATTTATCTACTTATAGAATACTTGTTAGATCTTCCACGAGAAGTAGAGTGGACATTAGAGAAAGTAAAAGATGTTAACATAGCAATGCTTTTATTTGGCCTATCAATGAGTTTTGTAGTGTACATTGTTTTTTGTCTTGGCGAAGAGATAGGGTGGCGTAGTTATTTGCTAAAAAATCTTAAAAGCCAAATACCGAATTTTTATGTAAGAGCACTTGTTGTTGGCTTCATTTGGGCAATATGGCACATGCCAATCTGGTACGTTATGGGTCCAATGCTCTGGGAAGATGGATTTACTTTTACCTTATCTTGTGCTTATATTCCTATGGTTTGCGTGTTTTCTATAGTATTCACATGGTTGTTTGAAAAGGATAATTCTGTCTGGCCAGTAACTATTTTTCATGCAACATTAGATTATATTGTTCAGGTTATTCCGTCAGTGTTTACTACATTTTCTCTTCCTGCATCAAATTATATTTCAGCGCTGAGTATGATATTGATGGCAATCTCTTATTTAATCATTGGAGTTGGCATTATTTGGTTTGATAAAACTCGTGGGCGTCGTTTGAGTGATTCATAA